The following nucleotide sequence is from Psychroserpens sp. Hel_I_66.
TGAACATGAAGCCAATACCAACAAGCCTTCTCTAGCTGTCAATTGCTCTCCCAATCTTGCCAATTGGGCATACTTTTTTTTGGCTAGTTGAATTTCGGTTTGTTGTTTTGCAAAACTTGGTGGATCAATAACAACAACATCAAATTTCTTTTTTTCTTTAATGAGCTGTTCCAATATTTTAAACGCATCACCAGCTAAAGTAAAATGAGTACCAGGATATTCATTTAAGTTTCCGTTTTGTTTTGCAATCTCTAAAGCTTGCTCACTAATATCTAAACTTGTCACTTCCCTGGCTCCATTGGCTAAAGCATGTACTGAGAATCCGCCAGCATAAGAAAACACGTCTAAAACTGTTTTATTTTCACTTAACAAACCTACTTGCCTTCTATTTTCGCGATGGTCTAAAAAATAGCCTGTTTTATGACCCTTGATTACATTGGCAGAGAAATTAACGCCATGTTCTTTGAACATAACAACTTCATTTTCTAAGTTTCCATAAACTACTTCACCGTCTTTTAATTGATGTGAGTTGGATTGCTGTAATCCTCGACTCAATCTCATAACTACTGTTTTGCAACCTGATGTTTCCACCAAACTTTCTAGAATTGTATTAAGATATGGAAGCCAAATTTCAGAATATAATTTAACGACTAATACAGAATTGTAAACATCTGCGATCAATGATGGAAACCCGTCATTCTCTCCAAATATCAACCGGTAACTTGTGGTTTCGGTTTTTAGTAACGAGAGTCGTTTTTGGTGTGCTTTTTTAATTTTCCGAAGAAAAAAATCTGCATCAATTTGTGTCGGTTTATCCTGACTATAAATCATTTTGATACGAATTGGAGAGTCTGCATCGTATATGCCAATTCCAATCATTCCGTTTTTTCGCTTTCCGAAGATAATAGCCAGATCACCTGTTTGCGCATCATCATTAATTTTTACAATACTATCTGAAAACACCCAAGGATGACCTTGTTGCACGTAATTCTCTCCTTTTGAAGTGAGTTTTATGGCGAGACGATTTTGCTTTAAATTAGTAGGTATTGATAATGAAAATGTCATGAAATTATCTTGTAATTAATAGATTGCAAATTAATTCGATTTTATAGAAAACGGTATGTTATCTCAAAAAAAAAGCGTTTCTAAATATAAAATTTAGAAACGCTTTTTAGATTTCAAATTGGATTCTACCAGTTATCAATCTCTTTTTTTACTTCTTCTTTTGATTTGCCATAGCGTTCTTGCATTTTACCTGCAAGTTTATCCATGTTACCTTCAGCTTCAGCGTACTCATCATCGGTAATTTTTCCATATTTCTTTTTGAAATCACCTTTTATTTGTTTCCACTTGCCTTTAAATTGATCTTCGTTCATAATAATAAAGTTTTTAATTAATACTTAAAGATATTGACAAAAGAGAGACATCGTTTGTGTTATCAAATTAAAAATTAACGCAATTAAGTTATGCTTTTAAAACCACTCTAAAACGGGCTTTCCCATCTTCTAAATGCTTAATAGCTTTATTCACATCTTCCATCTTAAACTCTTCAACCGTTGGATAAATATCGTGACGCACGCAAAATTCCAACATTTTTCTGGTGAGTGCAATACTTCCCAACGGACTTCCACCAACAGATTTCTCTCCAGCAATCATACTAAATGCAGGAATTTCCATAGGTTCTAAGACTGCTCCAACAGTGTGTAGTTTTCCTTGTGGCGCCAATGTGGTTAAAAATGCATTCCAATCTAATTTCACATTGGTAGTATTTAAAATAAAATCAAGACTTCCTGCAATTTTTTCTAGGTCCTTAGAATCTGTAGAATCAACTACATGGTGCGCTCCCATTTTTTTGAGCGCATCGGTCTTATCCTTACTAGAAGTAAAAGCAGTCACCTCGCAACCCCAAGCTCTTAAAAACTTGAGGGCCATATGGCCTAAACCTCCAATACCTATAATACCAACTTTATCTGTTGGTTGCACTCCAGATAAAACGATTGGATTAAAAACGGTTATCCCTCCACAAAATAAGGGACCTGCTTTAGCCATATCAATTCCTTCTGGCAGTTTTGTAACCCAAGACCAGTGACCTCTAACGTGATCTGCAAATCCACCATGGCGACCAACAATCGTACCTTCTGCATCACTACATAAATGCTGTTTACCGTCCATACACTGGTTACAATGCATACAAGATGCAGAGTACCAACCCATTCCCACTTTATCACCAACTTTTAGTCCTTTTACTTCACTACCTAATGCTTTTACCTCTCCTACAATTTCATGGCCTGGAATTAATGGGTATTCTGCATTTCCCCAATCGTTATTAATCATGCTCAAATCACTGTGACATAATCCACAATAGTGTACTTTAATATCTACCTGTTCTTTTCCCAGTTCTGGAAATTCATATTCAAATGTTTCTAATTTTGCTTTTGCTTCTTTGGCTGCGTATGCTTTTACTTTCATAGTCGGTTATAGTTTTTAATTTATTTTAATTTATCTAAAGATACAAACGGAAAAAAAGACAACCTATTAATATGGTGTTAAGATTTCTTTCTTCGGAAGAAAAAAAAACGCAACCAAATTAATGATTGCGTTTTTTAATGTTAAAATAATTTATTCTTATGAGATTACGCATCTAGTACGGAATCAAAAAACTGCTTATTTCACTTCTTCAAAGTCAACATCTTCAACGTCGCTTCCTTCGTCTCCAGCTGCTTGACCTTTTGCACCTGCTCCTGCATCTGTTGGTCCACCTTGTGGTGCTCCACCTGCATCTGCTTGTGCCTTGTACATTTCTTCACTTGCAACTTTCCAAGCTTCGTTTATTTTTTCTAAAGCTGGCTCTATTACTGCCACGTCTTTAGTTTCATAAGCTTTTTTCAACTCTTCAAGTGCTTCTTCGATTGGCTTTTTCTTATCTTCTGATAATTTATCACCAAATTCCTTCAACTGGTTTTCCGTTTGGAAAATCATAGCATCTGCTTGATTCAATTTATCTGCAGTTTCTTTCGCTTTCGCATCTGCATCTGCGTTAGCTTC
It contains:
- a CDS encoding class I SAM-dependent rRNA methyltransferase, whose protein sequence is MTFSLSIPTNLKQNRLAIKLTSKGENYVQQGHPWVFSDSIVKINDDAQTGDLAIIFGKRKNGMIGIGIYDADSPIRIKMIYSQDKPTQIDADFFLRKIKKAHQKRLSLLKTETTSYRLIFGENDGFPSLIADVYNSVLVVKLYSEIWLPYLNTILESLVETSGCKTVVMRLSRGLQQSNSHQLKDGEVVYGNLENEVVMFKEHGVNFSANVIKGHKTGYFLDHRENRRQVGLLSENKTVLDVFSYAGGFSVHALANGAREVTSLDISEQALEIAKQNGNLNEYPGTHFTLAGDAFKILEQLIKEKKKFDVVVIDPPSFAKQQTEIQLAKKKYAQLARLGEQLTAREGLLVLASCSSRVPATAFYDVNEQTLISTKRSFSVEQKTQHDIDHPIGFTEGAYLKCGYYRFHD
- a CDS encoding CsbD family protein, with amino-acid sequence MNEDQFKGKWKQIKGDFKKKYGKITDDEYAEAEGNMDKLAGKMQERYGKSKEEVKKEIDNW
- a CDS encoding NAD(P)-dependent alcohol dehydrogenase, which gives rise to MKVKAYAAKEAKAKLETFEYEFPELGKEQVDIKVHYCGLCHSDLSMINNDWGNAEYPLIPGHEIVGEVKALGSEVKGLKVGDKVGMGWYSASCMHCNQCMDGKQHLCSDAEGTIVGRHGGFADHVRGHWSWVTKLPEGIDMAKAGPLFCGGITVFNPIVLSGVQPTDKVGIIGIGGLGHMALKFLRAWGCEVTAFTSSKDKTDALKKMGAHHVVDSTDSKDLEKIAGSLDFILNTTNVKLDWNAFLTTLAPQGKLHTVGAVLEPMEIPAFSMIAGEKSVGGSPLGSIALTRKMLEFCVRHDIYPTVEEFKMEDVNKAIKHLEDGKARFRVVLKA